A genomic window from Maridesulfovibrio sp. includes:
- a CDS encoding type 4 pilus major pilin produces MTLLETVGALLIAAIVLGGSAFMLKKGIESDKVTSAQQNLSTFRLDIKNLYKGEPDFAGLTTSIAVTNKVVPDGMLKSSGDVRNVWNGDVAVAAGTDPTTFTITHNNVPEYACVKMATFQAESWEAITVNGVEITQGSGMVAAISEQLAESNTIVFTSN; encoded by the coding sequence ATGACTTTACTCGAAACAGTTGGCGCACTGCTTATTGCCGCAATCGTACTCGGCGGTTCCGCCTTCATGCTTAAAAAAGGAATTGAAAGCGACAAAGTCACAAGCGCACAGCAGAACCTTTCCACCTTCAGGCTCGACATAAAGAACCTTTACAAGGGCGAACCTGATTTCGCAGGTCTGACCACAAGTATAGCCGTAACCAACAAAGTAGTCCCCGACGGCATGCTCAAAAGCAGCGGTGATGTTCGTAACGTATGGAACGGTGATGTTGCCGTTGCCGCCGGCACAGACCCGACCACCTTCACCATCACCCACAATAATGTTCCTGAATACGCCTGCGTAAAAATGGCCACATTTCAGGCTGAATCATGGGAAGCAATCACCGTAAACGGCGTTGAAATTACTCAGGGAAGCGGAATGGTTGCCGCAATTTCCGAACAACTCGCAGAAAGCAACACCATCGTCTTCACTTCCAACTAG